From Punica granatum isolate Tunisia-2019 chromosome 1, ASM765513v2, whole genome shotgun sequence:
TTTGGATTCAAACTGTCGGAACCGGAAGCGTATAGGGCAAGGTCTGGATACCCTAAAGAATACAGGGTATTCGGACCCACGCACCCCTAGTTTATGGATAGACATTTGGAGTTTCAGTTGTCTAACTCTGCAGATCGAACAGTTGATCGTATCAACATGATGCGTGATAAAAGCTCCGACAAGAACTCATGAGTTTGTATCCGTTCATTATCTAAGTCGATTGAGGCAagatttctatatatatttttttaatcaaaccGACATAAGTTCCTTTCAAAGAGCCATGTAAATATGAGGACCAAATGATCTCTTACAGCTTCCAATTGTCATTTAAAGGAAGTAATCGTGAGTATGGACTACTCAGTTTCATATATGCATGATACTACACCATCGGTTGAAGAGTGTCGAGCTCAAACAAGTGAAAACGAGACAAACAGCAGCAGTAGCCAAGAAATCCCAGTGACTTCTCCAGAGACACCGATAGTGAAAGATCAAGCAAGCTACTTCACTCACAGAACCTCTTTTATGAGCTTCTCGGTAAGAGCTTTTGGGAGTCCCATCACGCTGTCAGTTGTTCCCATCTGCATAAGATCACAAACTCAGAATAAGTCCACCATTGGGGGGCAAAAATTTTTAAGGATGAACTGTAGCAAATCATGAAATAACTTGACTATGGCctaatttcataaaatgaGCTTTTATCAGCTATTTCTGTAGATGTATTAACTTCAGAATAAATTGACCAATGCGAGGTTCACTGGTGGAATTCAAAGTCAAAAATGACCAGGCGATCTATCAGTCCAGATGGAAACTTATGAAATAGACAGGGATCGACTAATAATAAGCCAAACTTTCTTTATCATATAGCTAATAGATATTACTATTTACAAGGTGTAAGTGGGCAACGTTGGGATAATAAGCGAGAAAACTAACCACGTCTTTTACTAATGGCAATATCAGAGGATGCTCTATGATTAGTGCCCCAGCAACGTATAGCACATTTCCTTCCTCAATCTACAGAAGAAAAGATTACAGAATCGTCAGCTCGTTTCGGGATCGAAATCAGGAAGGGCATAATTTAACTGTTCTTATAACAAAACCAGAGAGAGCGTAGCCAGTACCAGCTTTTCAATCGTTTCATCTGGtatttcatgaaaaaatatCTGCAACACATAAGAATTATTATCCACAAAATATCACGAAACAATTATTCGAGaaatcatcaatttttttgttaactGCGCTACTTTGGTGTTATTAATCACCTTATTATCTAATTCCAAAATAATAAACCCCTTTCTAagttattaattttcaatctGGAGTAAGGCCAGACTGTTGTCAAGCTTTATTGAAGGCTGAgcttaatatcaatttttagGGTCGCCACAGGAAATCAAGTCAGCTTGAGCCGAAAAAGTGATACTCGAATAAGAACCTAGTTTTGAGCTATGGAAATATCTCCAAATATACCCATCATATGAAAGGCAAGTGTTTTATTTTATGCAGCGCATCCATTCCATTGCTTCATACCAGAAGTGGTGCAACCGTTTTTGTATTTAAATGTAATGTCATCTAATGATCTAATCATTAAAACAAGTGTACCTCAACTCTGTCCCATCCTCCTTTCCTGATCCCAGTTTTAAGGTTAGTAGCGAGGACAGAGCTCACGGTAGCAGCTTGTCTCCCAGAATATCCTGCAATGCATTCCCAATCGCACCTCCATCACTATAAACGCATTGCAAGAAACATGGAAGACATGTTTGTGTCACACTTTTTCTAGTAGATCACCTTTTATGAATTCCCAAGCTTCTTCCTTGCTGGATGGTTTTTCCCTGACAGCACCTTCATACACCACCACCTCCAAATCATTTTGTTACGGTAAGAAATAACTCAAAAACTTCACAACCATAAGTAATATATTATAGGGGAAATATATCACCAAAATGCCATCTATGTTTGAGGGTACAGTGCACAGAGTCTCgctttattaataattaaaaaacatCTACAGTAACTTAtccagaaagaaaaaggattaggggaaaaaacatatatatatatatatatatatatatcagcaATTAACAGtcatttaaagtttaaatttgCTTGTGATGGTGGAGACTGAAGAGTTTTGTGATGGTGGTGACTGATGTATTAAGATGATAGACAGACCTATGGAAAGTTGGTGGTTcaaatggaagaagaagaaacaagaCTAATAGaaggcatatatatattcatgaaaAACAATGGATAGTTCTTGAATAATTTTGATTACTAACCGAAAAGGTATTTGAAAAGGCTTTCAAGTTCCTGAATGGCCATAAAAGTAGCTATGAAACCACAAAGATAACATGgaaattgatttttacttGGTCAGCAGTAATTAATAGCGTGGGCTCAACAGCATCCTTTGTGTAGTCACCCAAAGGGAGCTTCTGGGAAATGGCTCCTGCCTGACAAGGTTCCCAAAAATGAAGTAAGTACCTAACTGATGTCATGCTCATACCATCCAAGCTTTTCGATTAAGGACGAGGTAGTGAACCATTAACTGGAAAGAATGACTCGACCAAGATAAGTAAAAAGGCCATCGTAGTTGTATAAAATTCAGCAAATTTCTTAAGCTAAAACCCCATCCAGAAAATGAGAATTGCACTTTCAAGCTGTTAGATCAATGAATTGACATGCAGAAAATAAGCAGGTAGCTATTTAACTGTTGCAAATATACTCGAATCTGCCCATTTTTTTATCGTTTTGAAATTGTACAAGGAAGCCCTTTATTCCTGCTGTGAACAATAAATTTCACAGATAACCTCCTTCTTCAAAAGCATGAAACCGAAGTGAAAGGAAGACCAGCAAGAGGATTGAGCACTTGTGCTCGTATTGTTAGACCTGTACACTGGAAAAATGGCCACCCAAGGGAAATTATACCCTTGGGTATAATTATACCCTCAAATCATAGATTGCACAAGGTggatcttttttcttcttctgaaCTTAATTGGACGTATAACTAAGGAAGTTCAACATGGAGGACATACTGTATCTGCTGCAATCAAAATGGCCGATTCAGAACCCTCTGGATTATTTAGAGAATGTAGTTTTGATGTGATAGCATCTGCCTGAAACAGAACCACTCAATCAAGAAAAGAGATCTCAATCAAAATTCTATCCTCAGGATCCCGAACAATCAGAAAAACCTGAACAAAATGACTCAAGAAATTCCACCGGGAGCAATATATGTAGAAAAAACAATAACATTGTCGCAACAAACTAAATCGGTTTTTCAGCATAGACATTGATGTAGCTGCACACTACCTTAGCCTCAGCAAGGGCCATCACCAACTCTTCGGGCTTATCCTTTCGGATACTTTTCTCATCAATATCTGCACTCTAAGTAATGAATATATTTAAAGTTAAAAGCTTCCGGGCCAGAGAATGCAAATTCCAAACACCTATTAAAAGTGGTGGAAAAATGTATACCATCAGCGTGAATTCATATCCCATCTCGGCTAGAATCTTCCGCCGGGCTATTGAAGAAGACCCGAGAATTATCTGCACAGACCCGAATCACAAACATTTCCAAAAAGACTTTAATACAAACAATCCCACACCATTTTCATTCTCGACATTAATCTGCAAACTCGAATAACTCCTAGTCCGTTCTCTCAGCTCCTTTCCGGTTTCGCAACAACCGTCTCCTCCATCTTAAATACATCCACGAGCTATGTGGAAGCTTGGTGGCTCAAATTGCCACACTCAGGAGCAACAAGAAAGCTTCGGTGAAGCTGAAATATAGCTCAAAGTGcgtaaaagaagaaaagggctAGCGTAGCGAAATGATGTAAAGTAGAAGGCGACCTTGAACGGAGAAGAATCAGCTTGCATCTCTGCGGCTGCTCTCTTCAGTGAAAGTGGGAAGAACAGAACGAGCAATGAACAGAATAAATtcacctttctttttttttagaattatgtATTGCGAGAAATTGAAAGGAttgatgacaaaaaaaaaataaaaagagcatacgttaatatttttttttaaattctggtaccaactttattttttgacaaaaaaaactttgattttcttattaCTTTAAATATTTGTGCCTTTTTCATCTATTTTCGACGAAAAATGATGTTTACGCGATAAATGATGCCGTGCAACTtcaacaaaattttaaaaaataaggaaaaaaagtgAGGAAGGCATTGATGGCAGAAATGGTGAGCCACCGCCTCTCGATTGGAGTCAATGGTGACACTAAAGGGTACTGACAAACCTAATTAAGGGATTGATAGATGGGCAGAATCGAGAGGCCTCGATCCCGACCATCAGCCTTGAGGACTCTCCCGATTTTGGCAGGTAGGGCTTCGATCCCGATCACCACCCCTGATTGGGATAGTCGACACCCTCCAAGATCACCAATGACCTCAGTCAGGGTTATGATGACTAGCCGAGACCCTCACCCTTTCTACGATCATagcatttctttcttttttttttattttgctaaTATTGCGTGACATCATTTGCCACATAATCACAATTTTTTGTCGTGTCAATAAAATTGGTGAAAAATGACACAAATGCCTCACatgacaagaaaatcaaaattcatatttttttgctaaaaaataaagtttgtgccaaaatttaaaaaggggGTCAAAGTTCATGTTTTTTGAACCATTAacccaaattaaaataaacaacGAACTTCgcaagtttttcttttttctctttcacCCTTTCAAGACACAAAAACACCGTTGCTGAGACAGTCTAATTAGGCATCGTAAAAGGCAATGCTGGTAAGCATTAGTTGTCCTTAGGGATAGAAGCAGGATTTAGCTCGAGAGAAGTTTTAGGAGCGGCAATAGAGATATAAACATTTGGATTTAGAGGAGACGAAAGGCagtaatttcataaaaatttagaaacaaTATACAAGTTTCCTTAAAATATCAGAATGATAGGGGAGTCATAGTCCATCCCTGACTATATCGCTAAATACATGCGTAAATAACTTGGCCTCATTGCTTGGGTACGGTCCGGATTGATGGTTATCGAGTGGAGATTTCCAAATTTAGCTAGTGGACCTTCTTTGCGCTCCATTGGACATGTTCATTCGGGCGAGCTCGTTCGATTTTAGGATCACGACTAATTGATGAAGGTTTATTTACATGGCGATGCAATCGGGCTACCAGGCTAGAATATCTTATATTACTTCGATGCCACGGGCAGAAAAATCAACCATATTGGGCCAAGTAGCCCAATAATGGTTCATTTTGGGCTGAAGACGGAGTATCtacgaaaatgaaaaattgatcCAACGGGTTCATAATAATTGAAGATTAATGAGTGCAAGTCCTTTATTTTTCGAGATGTCTTATGTTTCCTTCATCTGCTCTTTCGTGTctcatatatacacacatatgaTTTAACGCCATATTTTTCTTATGAATCGTGCATtttcgaaagaaaaaaaggcaaaagtATTGGCCTGCTATGGGTGGAAATAAGTAATcgaattaaataataaatagattAATTAAGATATTAATTAAGCTGATTAGGCATTCTTCGGATAtgtattttttccttttcttcatcATACTAAGAAATTATTTCTTGAAAGAAGGTATTTCAATGCAGCGACGTTCATTCCCCATCTGAAATCAAGATTATTTATATTCGATTCTCATTATTAGGATTTATCGTACATCTTCATATCTTATTTCTTGGCGTATTACTATATAAGCTGAGCTGATTAATTGGAATACGAATTGGTTTTTGTTCATTTGAAAAGTAATCATGTTCCCCGACAACACGAGAGTAAAGAGAGAGCGATATTTTTGTTCTGATTTTGAAATCGACCTGCATATAATAATCACTATCCTATAGTGAAAGCTTCCACTTGGAAAAAGGACAACGGGAGGAAAGGGGTACCATTAGTTAATTTGTCTTGTCATCTCCAATCATATCATAGACAATTCAAATCACTCGTTTTGATCACTTCTCGAGTTGATATTCGAGCTAGATTAGTCTCggataataaattaaaaatatatgtaatttcattgaaaaaaaattacttaactTGATCTCTTCCATTTTAGCACAATGACTAAAAAGGGTTAGATTGTGTAAAGGACTCTTGACAAGATATGTAAGTTTCCGTAACACGATTACGGTTTCGTCTATGGGCTAGCCAGACTCACAtgatacaaataaaaaataaaacgatCATTCACGTAACTTCGCTGATAAGTTCAAATGCCGACGCTGCACAAATCCATCAATCCACTTGATACAAATTGGAAAGTGAACGCGTTATGATACGTGAAAACGAAGTGAAATTGTGTCGATTTGTGTGGTGTGGCAATTGGAAAAGTTGCGCATGCCTCATTATTGGAGAAGACCGAGTCAGAGAGGCCCATTCATTTTTTCCCTATGGGAGGGGCATTTGATGGTAACGTTTGGCCTTAGGCTAGCCGCCAGAGGAATTTTCGGACCCAATTGATCAGCCGACCTATCGAGATCTGGGTCGGTAATCTGTTTGCATTACATTTCCACTCCGTACAACATAGAGTCGATTACATACCTACGATCATACATATAATTCGTgcacgaaaaaagaaaaaaaaagtttttacgtttttttttaatcgtaATTTTGAACGTGTGTAGGGATAGATCGTTAGCTTGATTTTACATGGTACACGGGGGGCAAACCTCTATGCACCCCAAAGCAGTTAGAATCGAGCTTGACCGTATTGCGATAACcgaataaaattgaaatgatgTGTTTTTTCTTTAAGATAATTGCGCCATATAACCTAACGTTTGAATAAATTCTTAATTCTAacccaaacttgattttttacctgagatatcccaacgttaACGTGTTGGTTTCACATCTATCAAGACGTTAATTTCCTGTTCAAAATTGAAggaattgcacacgtggcacgttaattttgtaacaagTGTCGGGATAGATGTGAAATTAACGTGTCACGTATGcaattccatcaattttgGACTAAAAATTAGCGTCGAGATAAATGTGAAACCAACACATtaacgttgggatatctca
This genomic window contains:
- the LOC116201867 gene encoding 7-methyl-GTP pyrophosphatase isoform X3 encodes the protein MQADSSPFKIILGSSSIARRKILAEMGYEFTLMSADIDEKSIRKDKPEELVMALAEAKADAITSKLHSLNNPEGSESAILIAADTVVVYEGAVREKPSSKEEAWEFIKGYSGRQAATVSSVLATNLKTGIRKGGWDRVEIFFHEIPDETIEKLIEEGNVLYVAGALIIEHPLILPLVKDVMGTTDSVMGLPKALTEKLIKEVL
- the LOC116201867 gene encoding 7-methyl-GTP pyrophosphatase isoform X2; translation: MQADSSPFKIILGSSSIARRKILAEMGYEFTLMSADIDEKSIRKDKPEELVMALAEAKAGAISQKLPLGDYTKDAVEPTLLITADQVVVYEGAVREKPSSKEEAWEFIKGYSGRQAATVSSVLATNLKTGIRKGGWDRVEIFFHEIPDETIEKLIEEGNVLYVAGALIIEHPLILPLVKDVMGTTDSVMGLPKALTEKLIKEVL
- the LOC116201867 gene encoding 7-methyl-GTP pyrophosphatase isoform X1 — its product is MQADSSPFKIILGSSSIARRKILAEMGYEFTLMSADIDEKSIRKDKPEELVMALAEAKADAITSKLHSLNNPEGSESAILIAADTAGAISQKLPLGDYTKDAVEPTLLITADQVVVYEGAVREKPSSKEEAWEFIKGYSGRQAATVSSVLATNLKTGIRKGGWDRVEIFFHEIPDETIEKLIEEGNVLYVAGALIIEHPLILPLVKDVMGTTDSVMGLPKALTEKLIKEVL